In a single window of the Streptomyces cinnabarinus genome:
- a CDS encoding FGGY-family carbohydrate kinase — protein MYIGIDVGTSLVKAAAFDGTGRELGVASRPLTLTPHGGVVEQDMAEVYGAVVAVLSEITARVPEPVELAGLTGQGDGVWLVDAEGRPVRPAASWMDGRANELVDQWLADGTFEAVFRRTGGAMFPGCPGPLLAWLDSHEPKSLDAAATALYCKDMVFHRLTGAPVTTEVSDASMPFLDPVSRTYDNRVVELLGLTHRRGLLAPVSDPAATAVTLGEGLPAGTRIANGPYDLPACALGAGVTADGDGLLIVGTCLAALVGTAEVDLAGEPAGLYICTDRPGHWLRAMPAMVGTAALDWVLSTTGVTHEEVDTLLAGTPPGAHGVRVLPYFAPSGERAPFVEPRLRAELTGVCLESTPADLVRATCEGIGYAARHCLEAAGLTGTLAVCGGGTRSPAWTQLLADVLGRPLRVVEGEVGARGAVLAAAERHGVALDAREWTRPTAVVEPDAGRAAYYERGYAEHLARLAAARERVRD, from the coding sequence ATGTACATCGGCATCGATGTGGGCACGTCCCTGGTGAAGGCCGCCGCGTTCGACGGCACCGGACGGGAACTCGGCGTCGCGTCCCGGCCGTTGACGCTCACCCCGCACGGCGGGGTGGTCGAGCAGGACATGGCGGAGGTGTACGGGGCGGTCGTCGCCGTCCTCAGCGAGATCACCGCGCGGGTGCCGGAGCCGGTGGAGCTGGCCGGGCTCACCGGACAGGGCGACGGGGTGTGGCTGGTGGACGCCGAGGGGCGCCCGGTGCGGCCCGCGGCGTCCTGGATGGACGGCCGGGCGAACGAACTCGTCGACCAGTGGCTCGCGGACGGCACCTTCGAGGCCGTGTTCCGGCGCACCGGCGGTGCCATGTTCCCGGGCTGTCCGGGACCGCTGCTGGCCTGGCTGGACAGCCACGAGCCGAAGTCCCTGGACGCCGCGGCGACCGCGCTGTACTGCAAGGACATGGTGTTCCACCGGCTGACGGGGGCGCCGGTGACGACGGAGGTGTCGGACGCCTCGATGCCGTTCCTCGACCCGGTGTCGCGGACGTACGACAACCGGGTGGTGGAGCTGCTGGGGCTGACCCACCGGCGGGGGCTGCTGGCGCCGGTGAGCGATCCGGCGGCGACCGCGGTGACCCTCGGCGAGGGGCTGCCCGCGGGGACGCGGATCGCGAACGGGCCCTACGACCTGCCGGCCTGCGCGCTCGGCGCGGGGGTCACCGCCGACGGGGACGGGCTGCTGATCGTCGGCACCTGTCTGGCGGCGCTGGTGGGGACGGCCGAGGTGGATCTGGCCGGGGAGCCGGCGGGCCTGTACATCTGCACCGACCGGCCGGGGCACTGGCTGCGCGCCATGCCCGCGATGGTCGGCACGGCCGCCCTGGACTGGGTGCTGTCGACGACCGGGGTCACCCATGAGGAGGTCGACACGCTGCTGGCCGGGACCCCGCCGGGCGCGCACGGGGTGCGGGTGCTGCCGTACTTCGCGCCGTCCGGGGAGCGGGCGCCCTTCGTGGAGCCGCGGCTGCGCGCCGAACTCACCGGTGTCTGCCTGGAGTCGACCCCCGCCGACCTGGTCCGCGCCACCTGCGAGGGCATCGGCTACGCGGCCCGGCACTGTCTGGAGGCGGCGGGGCTGACCGGCACGCTCGCGGTGTGCGGGGGCGGCACCCGCAGCCCCGCCTGGACGCAGTTGCTCGCGGACGTCCTCGGCCGGCCGCTCCGGGTGGTCGAGGGCGAGGTGGGCGCCCGGGGCGCGGTGCTCGCGGCGGCGGAGCGGCACGGGGTCGCGCTGGACGCACGGGAGTGGACCCGGCCGACGGCCGTGGTGGAGCCGGACGCGGGGCGGGCCGCGTACTACGAGCGGGGGTACGCGGAGCACTTGGCGCGGCTGGCTGCGGCGCGGGAGCGGGTAAGGGACTGA
- a CDS encoding glycerophosphodiester phosphodiesterase family protein has translation MPAHMRRRSLLLAAAVTPVAAAAVPAEAAARGGPLVIGHRGAAGWRPEHTAASYAYAVQTGADWIEPDLVPTKDHVLVVRHENEISGTTDVAAHPEFADRRTTKTVDGRSVTGWFTEDFTLAELKTLRAVERLPQIRNRNTVFDGREEILTFQEVVDLARRLSRAHGRTVAVFPETKHPTYFRSIGLPLEPRLAAAIRRNRLGPRECVVQSFEPTSLKRMTGPGVPLWQALGTTGGPYDLVSAGDPTTYRDMMTPAGLAGIAEYADWIGPDKASVVAPDTGAPSALLGDAHAAGLKVGPYTFRAENQYLPAGLRRGTTGTDFGDAFAEYALHYRLGVDAVVTDFPDLAHLARIAV, from the coding sequence ATGCCAGCGCACATGAGACGCCGGTCCCTGCTGCTCGCCGCCGCGGTGACTCCGGTGGCAGCCGCTGCCGTACCCGCCGAAGCCGCCGCCCGAGGTGGGCCGTTGGTCATCGGACACCGGGGTGCGGCGGGCTGGCGGCCGGAGCACACGGCCGCCTCCTACGCCTACGCCGTCCAGACCGGCGCCGACTGGATCGAACCCGACCTCGTGCCGACGAAGGACCACGTCCTGGTGGTCCGGCACGAGAACGAGATCTCGGGAACCACGGACGTGGCCGCGCACCCGGAGTTCGCGGACCGCCGCACGACGAAGACGGTGGACGGGAGGTCGGTGACCGGCTGGTTCACGGAGGACTTCACCCTCGCCGAGCTGAAGACCCTGCGGGCGGTGGAACGGCTGCCGCAGATCCGCAACCGCAACACCGTCTTCGACGGACGCGAGGAGATCCTCACCTTCCAGGAGGTGGTGGACCTGGCGAGACGGCTCTCCCGCGCCCACGGCCGGACGGTCGCCGTCTTCCCGGAGACCAAGCACCCGACCTACTTCCGCTCGATCGGCCTGCCCCTGGAACCGAGGCTGGCCGCCGCGATTCGCCGTAACCGCCTCGGCCCGCGCGAATGCGTCGTGCAGTCCTTCGAGCCGACGAGCCTGAAGCGCATGACGGGTCCGGGCGTGCCGCTGTGGCAGGCGCTGGGCACCACGGGCGGGCCGTACGACCTGGTCTCGGCCGGGGACCCGACGACGTACCGGGACATGATGACGCCCGCGGGGCTCGCCGGGATCGCCGAGTACGCGGACTGGATCGGGCCGGACAAGGCGTCGGTCGTGGCGCCGGACACGGGCGCCCCCTCGGCACTGCTGGGGGACGCCCATGCCGCCGGGCTCAAGGTCGGTCCGTACACCTTCCGCGCCGAGAACCAGTACCTGCCGGCGGGACTGCGGCGCGGCACGACGGGCACCGACTTCGGTGACGCGTTCGCGGAGTACGCGCTGCACTACCGGCTAGGTGTGGACGCGGTGGTGACGGACTTCCCCGATCTGGCCCATCTGGCCCGGATCGCGGTGTAG
- a CDS encoding DsbA family protein — MSETATTSAKTPVDFWFDPLCPWAWMTSRWVLEVEKVRDIEVRWHIMSLAVLNEPKIDELPEEYRELLETKAWQPIRVVTAAWQKHGSDILGPLYTALGTRIHNEGQGPSRDAVVGALADVGLPADLIEYFDQKDFEFDAELRASHKEGIDKVGQDVGTPVIAVPGDDGEQIAFFGPVVTPAPKGEEAARLWDGTLAVASVPGFYEIKRTRTKGPDFSNL, encoded by the coding sequence ATGTCCGAGACCGCGACGACGTCCGCGAAGACCCCCGTCGACTTCTGGTTCGATCCGCTGTGCCCCTGGGCCTGGATGACCTCCCGCTGGGTGCTGGAAGTGGAGAAGGTCCGCGACATCGAGGTCCGCTGGCACATCATGAGCCTGGCCGTGCTGAACGAGCCGAAGATCGACGAGCTGCCCGAGGAGTACCGCGAGCTGCTGGAGACCAAGGCATGGCAGCCGATCCGGGTGGTGACGGCGGCCTGGCAGAAGCACGGCTCCGACATCCTCGGCCCGCTGTACACGGCGCTCGGCACCCGCATCCACAACGAGGGCCAGGGCCCGAGCCGGGACGCCGTCGTCGGCGCCCTGGCCGATGTCGGCCTGCCCGCCGACCTGATCGAGTACTTCGACCAGAAGGACTTCGAGTTCGACGCAGAGCTGCGCGCCTCCCACAAGGAGGGCATAGACAAGGTCGGCCAGGACGTCGGCACCCCGGTGATCGCGGTCCCCGGCGACGACGGCGAGCAGATCGCCTTCTTCGGCCCGGTCGTCACCCCGGCCCCGAAGGGCGAGGAGGCCGCCCGCCTCTGGGACGGCACCCTCGCCGTGGCCTCGGTCCCCGGCTTCTACGAGATCAAGCGCACCCGCACCAAGGGCCCCGACTTCAGCAACCTGTAG
- the pepN gene encoding aminopeptidase N, with amino-acid sequence MPGENLSRDEARERAALLSVDGYDVSLDLRSAVGDEPSDGPRTFRSVTTIRFRCAEPGATTFADLIAPGVTAVSLNGRDLDPSEVFDGSRIALEDLAADNELIVDARCAYSRTGEGMHRFVDPEDGEVYLYTQYEPADSRRVHACFEQPDLKAPFRFEVRAPEGWTVWSNGVGRLADGVWRFAETKPISTYITCVVAGPYHYVTDSYTRTFDDGTTLEIPLGAMCRKGLAPHFDADDVFLVTKQGLDFFHDHFDYPYPFGKYDQAFVPEYNLGAMENPGLVTFREEYIFRGKVTRASYEARANVILHEMAHMWFGDLVTMEWWDDLWLKESFADFMGSFATVGATRFTDGWITFANRRKAWAYRADQLPSTHPVTADIRDLQDAKLNFDGITYAKGASVLKQLVAYVGQEAFLEGARRYFKRHAYGNTRLGDLLSVLGETSGRDMAAWSRSWLQTAGVNSLTPQVLLDPAGRVSELAVVQEAAESHPELRPHRIAVGLYRRTGDALERYARVEVDVDGPRTVVAELAGAEAPELVLVNDDDLTYCKTRFDETSLAALRRGLGDMTDPLARALCWSALWNMTRDALLPAREFIDLVLKFAARESDIGVLQQLHAWAESAAVHYSAPERREEAGRRLCQGAVMELHGAEPGSEHQLAWARFFARVADVPAAFEMLTALLDGTMPLSGLEVDQELRWAFLDALAAQDVVGDKELAAELARDDTASGKRHQVRCLAARPQAAVKAQAWAQVVESEELSNALVEATIAGFARASQRELTAPYTQKYFAAIERVWAERSIQIGMVVVQGLFPSLQESQETLDATDAWLSAHEGAAPALRRLVLEARDDLARALRGQACDAAADA; translated from the coding sequence GTGCCCGGTGAGAATCTGTCCCGCGACGAGGCCCGGGAGCGGGCCGCGCTGCTGTCCGTCGACGGGTACGACGTCTCGCTCGACCTGCGCTCCGCGGTCGGCGACGAGCCGTCGGACGGGCCGCGCACCTTCCGCTCGGTCACCACCATCCGCTTCCGCTGCGCCGAGCCGGGCGCCACGACCTTCGCCGATCTGATCGCGCCGGGGGTCACGGCGGTCTCCCTCAACGGCCGGGACCTCGACCCGAGCGAGGTCTTCGACGGCTCCCGGATCGCCCTGGAGGACCTGGCCGCCGACAACGAGCTGATCGTCGACGCGCGGTGCGCCTACTCCCGCACCGGCGAGGGCATGCACCGCTTCGTCGACCCCGAGGACGGCGAGGTGTACCTGTACACCCAGTACGAGCCGGCCGACTCCCGCCGGGTCCACGCCTGCTTCGAGCAGCCTGATCTCAAGGCGCCGTTCCGCTTCGAGGTGCGGGCGCCCGAGGGCTGGACGGTGTGGAGCAACGGCGTGGGCCGGCTCGCCGACGGGGTGTGGCGGTTCGCGGAGACCAAGCCGATCTCGACGTACATCACCTGCGTGGTGGCGGGCCCGTACCACTACGTCACGGACTCCTACACGCGGACCTTTGACGACGGTACGACGCTGGAGATCCCCCTCGGCGCCATGTGCCGCAAGGGGCTCGCGCCGCACTTCGACGCGGACGACGTCTTCCTGGTCACCAAGCAGGGCCTGGACTTCTTCCACGACCACTTCGACTACCCGTATCCGTTCGGGAAGTACGACCAGGCCTTCGTGCCCGAGTACAACCTGGGCGCGATGGAGAACCCGGGCCTGGTGACCTTCCGCGAGGAGTACATCTTCCGCGGGAAGGTGACGCGGGCCTCGTACGAGGCGCGGGCCAACGTCATCCTGCACGAGATGGCACACATGTGGTTCGGCGACCTGGTCACCATGGAGTGGTGGGACGACCTGTGGCTGAAGGAGTCCTTCGCGGACTTCATGGGCTCCTTCGCCACGGTGGGCGCGACCCGTTTCACCGACGGCTGGATCACCTTCGCCAACCGTCGCAAGGCGTGGGCCTACCGCGCCGACCAGCTGCCCTCCACGCACCCGGTCACGGCCGACATCCGTGACCTCCAGGACGCGAAGCTGAACTTCGACGGCATCACGTACGCCAAGGGCGCGTCCGTGCTGAAGCAGTTGGTGGCGTACGTCGGCCAGGAGGCGTTCCTGGAGGGTGCCCGGCGCTACTTCAAGCGGCACGCCTACGGCAACACCCGCCTCGGCGACCTGCTCTCGGTGCTTGGTGAGACCAGCGGCCGGGACATGGCCGCCTGGTCCCGGTCCTGGCTCCAGACGGCCGGGGTCAACTCCCTCACCCCGCAGGTGCTGCTGGACCCGGCGGGCCGGGTCTCGGAGCTGGCGGTGGTGCAGGAGGCGGCCGAGTCGCATCCGGAGCTGCGGCCGCACCGGATCGCGGTGGGCCTGTACCGCCGTACCGGCGACGCGCTGGAGCGGTACGCGCGCGTGGAGGTGGACGTCGACGGTCCGCGTACGGTCGTGGCGGAGCTGGCCGGGGCCGAGGCGCCGGAGCTGGTGCTGGTCAACGACGACGATCTGACGTACTGCAAGACCCGCTTCGACGAGACCTCGCTGGCCGCGCTGCGCCGGGGCCTGGGCGACATGACCGACCCGCTGGCCCGCGCGCTGTGCTGGTCGGCGCTGTGGAACATGACGCGGGACGCGCTGCTGCCCGCGCGGGAGTTCATCGACCTGGTGCTGAAGTTCGCGGCGCGGGAGTCCGACATCGGTGTGCTCCAGCAGCTGCACGCCTGGGCGGAGTCGGCGGCCGTGCACTACAGCGCGCCCGAGCGGCGGGAGGAGGCCGGGCGGCGGCTGTGCCAGGGCGCGGTGATGGAGCTGCACGGCGCCGAGCCCGGCAGCGAGCACCAGCTGGCCTGGGCGCGGTTCTTCGCGCGGGTGGCCGATGTACCGGCGGCGTTCGAGATGCTGACGGCGCTGCTGGACGGCACGATGCCGCTGTCGGGTCTGGAGGTCGACCAGGAGCTGCGCTGGGCGTTCCTGGACGCGCTCGCGGCGCAAGACGTCGTCGGCGACAAGGAGCTGGCCGCCGAACTCGCCCGGGACGACACCGCGTCGGGCAAGCGGCATCAGGTGCGCTGTCTCGCCGCCCGTCCGCAGGCCGCGGTCAAGGCGCAGGCGTGGGCGCAGGTGGTGGAGTCGGAGGAGCTGTCCAACGCGCTGGTGGAGGCGACCATCGCGGGCTTCGCGCGGGCGTCGCAGCGGGAGCTGACTGCGCCGTACACCCAGAAGTACTTCGCGGCGATCGAGCGGGTGTGGGCCGAGCGGTCGATCCAGATCGGCATGGTCGTGGTGCAGGGCCTGTTCCCCTCCCTCCAGGAGTCCCAGGAGACGCTGGACGCCACGGACGCCTGGCTCTCCGCGCACGAGGGGGCGGCTCCGGCGCTGCGCCGGCTGGTGCTGGAGGCGCGGGACGACTTGGCACGGGCGTTGCGGGGACAGGCGTGCGACGCGGCGGCGGACGCCTGA